The proteins below come from a single Plantactinospora sp. KBS50 genomic window:
- a CDS encoding GNAT family N-acetyltransferase, whose translation MPELIVPTVRLHAAWIEAHREWGAGLHEDGFGLWSSDEVNSPAGFAAWVTRLTAAADPAWPAGAAHLYRWIVEDDRVLGGIVFRYEFDGATPPMGHLGYGVRPSARRRGLASWALGRMLDEARLVGLDRVLIMCAPDNVASARTIEHHGGVLADVRDTGLGPARRYWVKL comes from the coding sequence ATGCCCGAACTGATCGTTCCCACCGTCCGCCTGCACGCCGCCTGGATCGAGGCGCATCGGGAGTGGGGCGCCGGGCTGCACGAGGACGGGTTCGGGCTGTGGTCCTCCGACGAGGTGAACTCGCCGGCCGGCTTCGCCGCCTGGGTCACCCGGCTGACCGCCGCGGCGGACCCCGCCTGGCCGGCCGGCGCCGCACACCTGTACCGGTGGATCGTCGAGGACGACCGGGTGCTCGGCGGCATCGTGTTCCGGTACGAGTTCGACGGCGCGACCCCGCCGATGGGTCACCTCGGGTACGGCGTGCGGCCGTCCGCGCGCCGGCGCGGGCTGGCAAGTTGGGCGCTGGGGCGGATGCTCGACGAGGCGCGCCTGGTCGGCCTGGACCGCGTACTGATCATGTGCGCGCCCGACAACGTGGCCTCGGCGCGCACCATCGAGCACCACGGCGGCGTCCTGGCCGACGTCCGGGACACCGGGCTCGGTCCGGCCCGCCGGTACTGGGTCAAACTCTGA
- a CDS encoding SRPBCC family protein, producing MAELRNPPIAFETVCVVPAAPPRVYRHLADPYSYVGLSPLVVAVRAVRTEQAADTGATVTGYTAVERFRLVGPVRWDNPIRVRMVATRPDEQLVSEVHSPGRVRLRAVLDLSAVPEGTRVRERITATAPALLRRFVADQARRAAAYRAAELARRMAVSG from the coding sequence GTGGCCGAGCTGCGGAATCCGCCGATCGCGTTCGAGACGGTGTGTGTGGTCCCGGCGGCGCCCCCGCGGGTGTACCGGCACCTGGCCGACCCGTACAGCTACGTGGGGTTGTCGCCGCTGGTCGTGGCGGTCCGTGCGGTGCGCACCGAGCAGGCCGCGGACACCGGCGCGACGGTGACCGGGTACACCGCCGTCGAGCGGTTCCGGCTGGTCGGACCGGTGCGGTGGGACAACCCGATCCGGGTCCGGATGGTCGCCACCCGACCGGACGAGCAACTGGTCAGCGAGGTGCACAGCCCCGGTCGGGTACGGCTGCGCGCGGTGCTGGACCTGTCCGCCGTGCCGGAGGGCACCCGGGTCCGGGAACGGATCACCGCCACCGCCCCGGCGCTGCTGCGGCGGTTCGTGGCCGACCAGGCGCGGCGGGCCGCGGCGTACCGGGCGGCCGAGCTGGCCCGTCGGATGGCCGTCAGCGGTTAG
- a CDS encoding CotH kinase family protein, producing MRLTIRRTGGASAPLRAAALAAAALAAAAVLLAGLLAPSAPSAGAERSPDSAERPAAGPALGTSAADAAAAAAAADDLTGDIVFSVPSGTFQAQVSVSLSTTVSGAQIRYTTDGKLPTAQSTLYSGTPLQFTRSTQLRAQAYVGQTASGAPGTAMYVSRAASLTTHDLPVVLIDSYGAGKPARDYFDSATMIFQPGTGGTTSLAAAPTVATRAGFKLRGQSSATFEKTPYRVEFRDNDNDDADYPVLGMPADSDWVLRGPYPDKSLIREALVYDLGREMGIPAPRYAFAEFYLNTDGSSVGSEDYMGVYMIVETIKNSKNRLDLKQLHSDDVTLPKLTGGYIWKFEWMAAEEPTLPCTGSSSTCWNYLEVVDPSPLQSAQKDWLRTYIQQFHDALHGPNFADPTTGYRAYIDVGSFVDQMIIYELSRNMDAYVRSAYFYKDRDTKIFAGPLWDYDLTFGVGGFFQNDQTAGWQYQQTRQPLANDWFNRLMQDPAFVNDVRLRWQSLRRGILSDSSLRSRVSALTAPLNNAAQRNFQRWPNLTTPMIGYFYTPTAPTWQGQVQAMQDWMLRRAAWLDSTSGWGGATTTPPPTTAPPTTPPTTAPPTTPPTTTPPGGAGCTASYSITSQWTGGFQAEVRITAGSAAIHGWTVTWTLPSGQSITQSWNATVSTQGSTVTARNVDYNGNLAAGASTAFGFLGAATGTPGTPAVTCAAS from the coding sequence GTGCGTTTAACCATCCGCAGGACCGGCGGTGCGTCGGCGCCGTTGCGCGCCGCCGCGCTCGCCGCCGCCGCGCTCGCCGCCGCCGCGGTGCTGCTCGCCGGGCTGCTGGCCCCGTCCGCCCCGTCCGCGGGCGCGGAACGCAGCCCCGACTCCGCCGAGCGCCCCGCGGCCGGCCCGGCGCTGGGCACCTCGGCCGCCGACGCGGCGGCCGCGGCGGCCGCCGCCGACGACCTGACCGGCGACATCGTCTTCTCGGTGCCCAGCGGCACCTTCCAGGCACAGGTGTCGGTCTCGCTGAGCACCACGGTCAGCGGCGCGCAGATCCGCTACACCACCGACGGGAAGCTGCCCACCGCGCAGTCCACCCTCTACTCCGGGACGCCGTTGCAGTTCACCCGCAGCACGCAGTTGCGGGCGCAGGCGTACGTGGGCCAGACGGCCTCCGGGGCGCCGGGCACCGCCATGTACGTCTCCCGCGCCGCCAGCCTCACCACCCACGACCTGCCGGTGGTGCTCATCGACTCGTACGGCGCCGGCAAGCCCGCCCGCGACTACTTCGACTCCGCCACGATGATCTTCCAGCCCGGTACCGGCGGCACCACGTCGCTGGCCGCCGCCCCGACGGTCGCCACCCGGGCCGGCTTCAAGCTGCGCGGGCAGTCCTCGGCGACCTTCGAGAAGACGCCGTACCGGGTCGAGTTCCGGGACAACGACAACGACGACGCCGACTACCCGGTGCTCGGCATGCCCGCCGACTCCGACTGGGTGCTGCGCGGCCCGTACCCGGACAAGTCCCTGATCCGGGAGGCCCTCGTCTACGACCTCGGCCGGGAGATGGGCATCCCGGCGCCGCGGTACGCGTTCGCCGAGTTCTACCTCAACACCGACGGCAGCTCGGTCGGCTCCGAGGACTACATGGGCGTCTACATGATCGTCGAGACGATCAAGAACTCGAAGAACCGCCTCGACCTCAAGCAGTTGCACTCCGACGACGTCACCCTGCCGAAGCTCACCGGCGGGTACATCTGGAAGTTCGAGTGGATGGCGGCCGAGGAGCCCACGCTGCCCTGCACCGGATCCAGCAGCACCTGCTGGAACTACCTGGAGGTGGTCGACCCGTCGCCGTTGCAGTCGGCACAGAAGGACTGGCTGCGCACCTACATCCAACAGTTCCACGACGCGCTGCACGGGCCCAACTTCGCCGATCCGACCACCGGCTACCGCGCGTACATCGACGTCGGCTCGTTCGTCGACCAGATGATCATCTACGAGCTGAGCCGGAACATGGACGCCTACGTCCGCAGCGCCTACTTCTACAAGGACCGCGACACCAAGATCTTCGCCGGTCCACTCTGGGACTACGACCTCACCTTCGGGGTCGGCGGGTTCTTCCAGAACGACCAGACCGCCGGCTGGCAGTACCAGCAGACCCGGCAGCCGCTGGCCAACGACTGGTTCAACCGGCTGATGCAGGACCCGGCCTTCGTCAACGACGTCCGGCTGCGCTGGCAGTCGCTGCGCCGCGGGATCCTGTCCGACAGCTCGCTGCGGTCCCGGGTCAGCGCCCTCACCGCGCCGCTGAACAACGCCGCGCAGCGCAACTTCCAGCGCTGGCCCAACCTGACCACGCCGATGATCGGCTACTTCTACACGCCGACCGCGCCCACCTGGCAGGGGCAGGTCCAGGCCATGCAGGACTGGATGCTGCGCCGGGCGGCCTGGCTGGACTCGACCTCCGGCTGGGGCGGTGCCACCACCACGCCGCCGCCCACGACGGCGCCGCCGACCACCCCGCCGACGACGGCGCCACCGACCACCCCGCCGACGACCACCCCGCCGGGCGGCGCCGGCTGCACCGCCAGCTACTCGATCACCAGCCAGTGGACCGGCGGCTTCCAGGCCGAGGTACGGATCACCGCCGGTAGCGCGGCGATCCACGGCTGGACGGTGACCTGGACCCTGCCCAGCGGCCAGTCGATCACGCAGTCCTGGAACGCCACCGTCAGCACCCAGGGCAGCACCGTCACCGCCCGCAACGTCGACTACAACGGCAACCTCGCCGCGGGCGCCAGCACCGCCTTCGGGTTCCTCGGCGCGGCCACCGGCACACCCGGCACACCCGCCGTGACCTGCGCGGCAAGCTGA
- a CDS encoding peptidase produces the protein MVVRPSRHHLLALLCGVLAALLLAPPASAAPLASASSAAPAGTSLTGVNRPAAAAGWLARQLVDGERFEAVFDGVAYPDQGLTLDAVFAFAAAGVADDFGAQALAWVSRPDIRDGYLGDGTTEAYAGATAKLALAVQVRGGDPTDVGGVDLIDRLRSLASPEGRFTDRSAWGDYSNAFSQSFAILALDRTPLGAPPAAAGWLAGTRCAGGGYPVLPAQPVCTPDVDATAVAVQALLAADRYADAFAGLSWLAGEQRPDGGFTNADGTPNANSTGLAAQALRSGGRLLAWARAHAYLAGLQVGCAGAPADRGAVDFDGGSFDPATAPRATTQAVLGLAGTGYARLSATGAGTGAPAWTCP, from the coding sequence ATGGTCGTCCGCCCGAGCCGGCACCACCTGCTCGCCCTGCTCTGCGGTGTACTCGCCGCCCTCCTGCTCGCCCCACCCGCATCGGCCGCCCCACTCGCGTCGGCCTCGTCGGCCGCACCGGCCGGGACGTCGCTGACCGGCGTCAACCGGCCGGCCGCCGCCGCGGGCTGGCTGGCCCGCCAGCTCGTCGACGGGGAACGCTTCGAGGCCGTCTTCGACGGCGTCGCGTACCCGGACCAGGGGTTGACCCTGGACGCCGTGTTCGCCTTCGCCGCGGCCGGGGTCGCCGACGACTTCGGCGCTCAGGCGCTGGCCTGGGTGTCCCGACCGGACATCCGCGACGGCTACCTCGGCGACGGCACCACCGAGGCGTACGCCGGGGCCACCGCCAAGCTCGCCCTCGCCGTGCAGGTACGCGGCGGCGACCCGACCGACGTGGGCGGGGTGGACCTGATCGACCGGCTCCGCTCGCTGGCCTCGCCCGAGGGCCGGTTCACCGACCGGTCCGCGTGGGGGGACTACAGCAACGCGTTCAGCCAGTCCTTCGCGATCCTGGCCCTGGACCGCACCCCGCTGGGCGCACCGCCGGCCGCGGCCGGCTGGCTGGCCGGCACCCGATGCGCCGGCGGCGGCTACCCGGTGCTGCCCGCGCAGCCGGTCTGCACGCCGGACGTGGACGCCACCGCCGTCGCGGTGCAGGCGCTGCTGGCCGCCGACCGGTACGCCGACGCGTTCGCCGGACTGTCCTGGCTGGCCGGTGAGCAGCGCCCGGACGGCGGCTTCACCAACGCCGACGGCACGCCGAACGCCAACAGCACCGGCCTGGCCGCCCAGGCGCTGCGCTCCGGTGGCCGGCTGCTGGCCTGGGCACGGGCCCACGCGTACCTGGCCGGGCTCCAGGTCGGCTGCGCCGGCGCGCCCGCCGACCGGGGAGCGGTCGACTTCGACGGCGGCAGCTTCGACCCGGCGACCGCGCCGCGCGCCACCACCCAGGCCGTGCTCGGCCTGGCCGGAACCGGGTACGCCCGGCTGTCCGCCACCGGCGCCGGCACCGGCGCGCCCGCCTGGACCTGCCCGTAA
- a CDS encoding DUF4956 domain-containing protein — protein sequence MPKLVLFAIDICAVVLLVFGLYFPRHRRRDLVVAYLGVNIGVLAVASALSASNAGAGLGMGMALFGVLSIIRLRSTELDQNEVAYYFSALAMGILGALPTSSIWLNAGMMALILVVMFVGDHRRMLRRYRHQILMLDSAITDHLALVAHLEQLLNARVHDVIVQRLDLVNETTLVDVRYSLTDTRPAGAAGLVSSYAGAPR from the coding sequence ATGCCCAAGCTCGTCCTGTTCGCGATCGACATCTGCGCCGTGGTGCTGCTCGTCTTCGGGCTGTACTTCCCGCGTCACCGCCGTCGCGACCTCGTGGTGGCCTACCTGGGGGTCAACATCGGCGTGCTGGCGGTGGCGAGCGCGCTCAGCGCCAGCAACGCCGGCGCCGGCCTCGGGATGGGGATGGCGCTGTTCGGCGTGCTGTCGATCATCCGCCTCCGGTCCACGGAACTCGACCAGAACGAGGTCGCCTACTACTTCTCGGCGCTGGCCATGGGCATCCTCGGCGCGCTGCCCACCAGCTCGATCTGGCTCAACGCCGGGATGATGGCGCTGATCCTCGTGGTGATGTTCGTCGGCGACCACCGCCGGATGCTCCGGCGCTACCGGCACCAGATCCTGATGCTCGACTCGGCCATCACCGACCACCTGGCGCTCGTCGCCCACCTGGAGCAACTGCTCAACGCCCGGGTGCACGACGTCATCGTGCAGCGGCTCGACCTGGTCAACGAGACCACCCTGGTCGACGTCCGGTACTCGCTGACCGACACCCGGCCGGCGGGCGCCGCCGGCCTCGTCTCCAGCTACGCCGGAGCGCCGCGATGA
- a CDS encoding polyphosphate polymerase domain-containing protein translates to MTPPWIAGPLAALPPVGLAELVDRAALQTRVDRKYLVPVDGLADLLEQLVPVARVLDIDGERVFRYESVYFDTPLLVSYHTAAYRRRRRFKLRTRTYVDSAECWLEVKISGARGSITKHRLPYHPQDRETVRPGRGFVDAALRRESICPEPGSPLEPVLVTRYRRATLLLPATASRITIDTDLTWQDGNSTLSLPGLAVVETKTSAAASPVDRILWRRGARPSRISKYATGLAALRPDLPDAPWRRTLRRHFHDPAPAVDPAPAPIRRTEQEASCV, encoded by the coding sequence ATGACCCCGCCCTGGATCGCCGGACCGCTGGCCGCGCTGCCGCCCGTCGGGCTCGCCGAGCTGGTCGACCGCGCCGCCCTGCAGACCAGGGTGGACCGCAAGTACCTCGTCCCGGTGGACGGCCTGGCCGACCTGCTCGAACAGCTCGTCCCGGTCGCCCGGGTGCTGGACATCGACGGGGAGCGGGTCTTCCGGTACGAGTCGGTGTACTTCGACACGCCGCTGCTGGTCAGCTACCACACCGCCGCGTACCGCCGGCGGCGGCGCTTCAAGCTGCGCACCCGCACCTACGTGGACTCCGCCGAGTGCTGGCTGGAGGTCAAGATCAGCGGGGCGCGGGGGAGCATCACCAAGCACCGGCTGCCCTACCACCCGCAGGACCGGGAGACGGTACGCCCCGGCCGCGGCTTCGTCGACGCCGCGCTGCGGCGCGAGTCGATCTGCCCCGAGCCCGGCAGCCCGCTGGAACCGGTGCTGGTCACCCGGTACCGCCGGGCCACGCTCCTGCTGCCCGCGACCGCCAGCCGGATCACCATCGACACCGACCTGACCTGGCAGGACGGGAACAGCACGCTGTCGCTGCCCGGCCTCGCCGTGGTCGAGACGAAGACCAGCGCCGCAGCCTCGCCGGTCGACCGCATCCTGTGGCGCCGCGGTGCGCGGCCGTCCCGCATCTCCAAGTACGCCACCGGACTGGCCGCGCTGCGTCCGGACCTGCCCGACGCGCCGTGGCGGCGCACCCTGCGCCGGCACTTCCACGACCCCGCCCCAGCGGTGGACCCGGCCCCGGCGCCCATCCGTCGAACCGAACAGGAGGCATCGTGCGTTTAA
- a CDS encoding ABC transporter ATP-binding protein, which yields MFRLLENPVDPFDQPDLSTPPAGPVAFLFREFRPLRGVIAASLALTAVGAGIEVWLIGYAGRLVDTLAATSPERLWQSHGTGLVAAALLVLIGRPLVQFLGEGLDDIAFRPNARTLALWRMHRYVSRQSVGWFRNDLSGRVAGYVRDGADAATGAGYNLIHSIAFVTAYVLGSIGLLASIDPHLVLPLAGWLGLYAVLMVRLVGRYRNAADRLQAAEAALTGLLVDAYANIDTLALFADRDREDRGDRRIVAAARRAHLDVQRVEVTINSSMMALSGLLMVGLIGYGIVLWRSGAAPLGLIAAAIALSFRITAMAEWLLDGVSGLFGSLGALRRALGTIAQPLAVADRPGADALVVRGGRITLTDVRHHYGRPGGGGLAGVSLDVAPGERVGLVGRSGAGKSTLVNLVLRFHEPEAGTIEIDGQDITGVTQESLRRQVAVVTQDTMLLHRSVRDNIAPGRSDDDDASAAADPAADDAAVRTAARRAAADGFIAGLRDAQGRQGYDAHVGERGVTLSGGQRQRIALARAFHKDAPLLILDEATSALDSEVEAAVHETLDEMLAGRTVIAIAHRLSTIARMDRIVVLDAGRIVEQGSHRDLLARDGLYAALWSRQSGGFLGVDPDPVAAG from the coding sequence TTGTTCCGCCTGCTCGAAAACCCCGTCGATCCGTTTGATCAGCCCGACCTGAGCACCCCGCCGGCCGGCCCGGTCGCCTTCCTGTTCCGGGAGTTCCGGCCGCTGCGCGGCGTGATCGCCGCGAGCCTGGCGCTCACCGCCGTCGGCGCCGGCATCGAGGTGTGGCTGATCGGGTACGCCGGCCGCCTGGTCGACACCCTCGCCGCCACCTCGCCGGAGCGGCTCTGGCAGTCCCACGGCACCGGACTGGTGGCCGCCGCCCTGCTCGTCCTCATCGGGCGACCGCTGGTCCAGTTCCTCGGCGAGGGCCTCGACGACATCGCGTTCCGCCCGAACGCGCGCACCCTCGCGCTGTGGCGGATGCACCGCTACGTGTCGCGCCAGTCGGTCGGCTGGTTCCGCAACGATCTCAGCGGCCGGGTCGCCGGCTACGTCCGGGACGGCGCCGACGCGGCCACCGGCGCCGGCTACAACCTCATCCACTCGATCGCCTTCGTCACCGCGTACGTGCTGGGTTCGATCGGCCTGCTGGCCTCGATCGACCCGCACCTGGTGCTGCCGCTGGCCGGCTGGCTCGGGCTGTACGCGGTGCTCATGGTGCGGCTGGTGGGCCGGTACCGGAACGCCGCCGACCGGTTGCAGGCCGCGGAGGCGGCGCTGACCGGCCTGCTGGTGGACGCCTACGCCAACATCGACACGCTGGCGCTCTTCGCCGACCGGGACCGGGAGGACCGTGGCGACCGGCGGATCGTGGCCGCCGCCCGCCGCGCCCACCTGGACGTGCAGCGGGTCGAGGTGACCATCAACTCCAGCATGATGGCGCTCAGCGGGCTGCTGATGGTCGGTCTCATCGGGTACGGCATCGTGCTGTGGCGTTCCGGCGCCGCGCCGCTGGGTCTGATCGCGGCGGCGATCGCGCTCAGCTTCCGGATCACCGCGATGGCCGAGTGGCTGCTGGACGGCGTGTCCGGGCTGTTCGGCTCGCTCGGTGCGCTGCGCCGCGCGCTGGGCACGATCGCCCAGCCGCTGGCCGTGGCCGACCGGCCGGGTGCCGATGCCCTCGTCGTGCGCGGCGGGCGGATCACCCTCACCGACGTGCGGCACCACTACGGTCGACCGGGCGGCGGCGGCCTGGCCGGGGTGTCGCTGGACGTCGCGCCCGGCGAGCGCGTCGGACTGGTCGGCCGGTCCGGCGCCGGCAAGTCCACCCTGGTCAACCTGGTGCTCAGGTTCCACGAGCCGGAGGCGGGCACGATCGAGATCGACGGCCAGGACATCACCGGGGTCACCCAGGAGAGCCTGCGCCGGCAGGTCGCCGTGGTCACGCAGGACACGATGCTGCTGCACCGGTCGGTCCGGGACAACATCGCGCCGGGCCGCTCGGACGACGACGACGCGTCCGCCGCCGCGGATCCGGCGGCGGACGACGCCGCGGTACGGACCGCGGCGCGCCGGGCCGCGGCCGACGGCTTCATCGCCGGGCTCCGCGACGCGCAGGGCCGGCAGGGGTACGACGCGCACGTCGGCGAGCGGGGCGTGACGCTCTCCGGCGGACAGCGGCAGCGGATCGCGCTGGCCCGGGCGTTCCACAAGGACGCGCCGCTGCTCATCCTGGACGAGGCGACCTCCGCCCTGGACTCCGAGGTCGAGGCGGCCGTACACGAGACGCTGGACGAGATGCTCGCCGGGCGTACGGTCATCGCCATCGCGCACCGGCTCTCGACGATCGCCCGGATGGACCGGATCGTGGTGCTGGACGCGGGCCGGATCGTCGAGCAGGGCAGCCACCGGGACCTGCTGGCCCGGGACGGCCTGTACGCCGCGCTCTGGTCCCGGCAGTCCGGCGGGTTCCTCGGGGTGGATCCGGACCCCGTCGCCGCGGGCTGA
- a CDS encoding sodium:proton exchanger, with product MRNSQTAGRRLGPLVDLLLWCATLLAALLAALAEYAEVSPILRFLGTLGAITLASVVLGRSIDQLGGRMRPAAIGTFQAVVGNLPELIIGIFALRAGLTAVVQAALIGSVLNMLLLGNGLAFLAGGLRHGSMTIDGGRAQVSRVMLVLLMSTLITPAIAVNLGTPAARHTNTVSYVVAVALLAVFVVSLPFRLGKDADAPPVHNGTGEARPGTWPLRRVLALTTVAGLLIAVEADWLTGTLSPAVEAMGLNDAFVGLFLVATVGNLSQLVPAVQLSLRGDADTAAAITMEGALQVALLLAPVLTLLAPLVGAGAFTLIFPPLQIVAVIVAALLVVFVTIDSKVNHLEGLTLFVLYIVLASLFWWG from the coding sequence ATGAGGAATTCTCAGACGGCCGGCCGCCGGCTGGGGCCTCTGGTGGATCTGCTGCTGTGGTGCGCGACCCTGCTCGCCGCGCTGCTGGCCGCGCTCGCCGAGTACGCCGAGGTCTCCCCGATCCTGCGCTTCCTCGGCACGCTCGGCGCCATCACCCTCGCCTCGGTGGTGCTCGGCCGCTCGATCGACCAGCTCGGCGGGCGGATGCGCCCGGCGGCCATCGGCACCTTCCAGGCCGTGGTCGGCAACCTGCCCGAACTCATCATCGGCATCTTCGCGCTGCGCGCCGGGCTGACCGCCGTGGTGCAGGCGGCGTTGATCGGCTCGGTGCTCAACATGCTGCTGCTGGGCAACGGGCTGGCCTTCCTCGCCGGCGGCCTGCGGCACGGTTCGATGACCATCGACGGCGGCCGCGCACAGGTCAGCCGGGTGATGCTGGTGCTGCTGATGTCCACCCTGATCACCCCGGCGATCGCGGTGAACCTGGGTACGCCGGCGGCCCGGCACACCAACACCGTCTCGTACGTGGTGGCCGTCGCCCTGCTCGCGGTGTTCGTGGTGTCGCTGCCCTTCCGGCTCGGCAAGGACGCCGACGCGCCACCGGTGCACAACGGGACCGGCGAGGCCCGGCCGGGCACCTGGCCGCTGCGCCGCGTGCTCGCGCTGACCACCGTGGCCGGGCTGCTGATCGCCGTCGAGGCGGACTGGCTGACCGGCACCCTGTCGCCGGCGGTCGAGGCGATGGGCCTCAACGACGCCTTCGTCGGGCTGTTCCTGGTGGCCACCGTCGGCAACCTGTCGCAGCTGGTCCCGGCCGTCCAGCTCAGCCTGCGCGGGGACGCCGACACCGCGGCGGCGATCACCATGGAGGGCGCGTTGCAGGTGGCGTTGCTGCTCGCCCCGGTGCTGACCCTGCTGGCGCCGCTGGTCGGAGCCGGTGCGTTCACCCTGATCTTTCCGCCGTTGCAGATCGTGGCCGTGATCGTCGCGGCCCTGCTCGTCGTCTTCGTGACGATCGACAGCAAGGTCAACCACCTGGAGGGGCTGACCCTGTTCGTCCTCTACATCGTGCTCGCCTCGCTGTTCTGGTGGGGCTGA
- a CDS encoding cellulose-binding domain-containing protein: protein MIYRQRRRSLRILSVAAVALAAAGVVVTANAAQAAAGCRVDYTVASQWPGGFTANIDLTNLGDPLTAWTLTWSFGAGQTVAQGWNATFSQSGSAVQASNVSWNGGLGTNATTTFGFNGTWNNSSNPVPASFAVNGVACTGGVTPTTAAPTTAAPTTAAPTTAAPTTAAPTTAAPTTAAPTTAAPSDTIYAAPTGTASAAGTMSNPTTVAAAITRVAAGGTIYLRGGTYSLSQTVTIAPGNDGTASARKNLSAYPGETPVLNFSAMAEDSANRGLALNGSYWHLYGLVVERAGDNGIFVGGSNNIIERTVTRFNHDSGLQISRISSDTPTSQWPANNLVLSSESHDNADSDGEDADGFAAKLTAGPGNVFRYTVSHNNIDDGWDLYTKTDTGAIGPVTIEDSLSYNNGTLTDGTVNANGDRNGFKLGGEDIAVSHTIRRNIAYHNGHHGFTYNRNPGTMSISNNLSIDNSERNFSFDAGTSVFRSNTSCRFSSGGSNDKTVGDADSSNQFWTGSNGSRCSAYSGTLAWSFASDGHLVVTLGGRVVSL from the coding sequence ATGATCTACCGACAGCGCCGCAGGTCGCTGCGGATCCTTTCGGTCGCTGCGGTGGCCCTCGCCGCGGCCGGCGTCGTGGTCACCGCCAACGCCGCGCAGGCGGCGGCCGGTTGCCGGGTCGACTACACGGTGGCCTCGCAGTGGCCCGGCGGCTTCACCGCGAACATCGACCTGACCAACCTGGGCGATCCGCTCACCGCCTGGACGCTCACCTGGTCGTTCGGCGCCGGCCAGACCGTCGCCCAGGGCTGGAACGCCACGTTCAGCCAGAGCGGCAGCGCCGTGCAGGCCTCGAACGTGAGCTGGAACGGCGGCCTCGGCACGAACGCCACCACCACGTTCGGCTTCAACGGCACCTGGAACAACAGCAGCAACCCGGTGCCGGCCAGCTTCGCGGTCAACGGCGTGGCCTGCACCGGCGGGGTCACCCCGACCACGGCCGCACCCACCACCGCCGCGCCGACCACCGCGGCACCCACCACGGCCGCGCCGACCACCGCCGCACCGACCACCGCGGCACCGACCACGGCGGCGCCCACCACGGCGGCACCGAGCGACACGATCTATGCCGCACCGACCGGCACCGCGAGCGCGGCCGGAACGATGTCCAACCCGACCACGGTGGCCGCGGCCATCACCCGGGTCGCGGCCGGTGGCACGATCTACCTGCGCGGCGGGACGTACAGCCTGTCCCAGACGGTGACCATCGCGCCGGGCAACGACGGTACGGCCAGCGCCCGCAAGAACCTGTCCGCCTACCCGGGCGAGACCCCGGTGCTGAACTTCTCGGCGATGGCCGAGGACTCCGCCAACCGGGGGCTCGCGCTGAACGGGTCCTACTGGCACCTCTACGGCCTCGTCGTCGAGCGGGCCGGCGACAACGGCATCTTCGTGGGCGGCAGCAACAACATCATCGAACGCACGGTGACCCGCTTCAACCACGACTCGGGGTTGCAGATCTCGCGGATCTCCTCGGACACCCCGACCAGCCAGTGGCCGGCCAACAACCTCGTGCTCAGTTCGGAGTCGCACGACAACGCCGACTCCGACGGCGAGGACGCCGACGGCTTCGCCGCGAAGCTCACCGCCGGACCGGGCAACGTCTTCCGGTACACCGTGTCGCACAACAACATCGACGACGGCTGGGACCTCTACACCAAGACCGACACCGGAGCCATCGGCCCGGTGACCATCGAGGACTCGCTGTCGTACAACAACGGCACGCTCACCGACGGCACGGTGAACGCCAACGGCGACCGCAACGGCTTCAAGCTCGGCGGCGAGGACATCGCGGTGAGCCACACCATCCGGCGCAACATCGCGTACCACAACGGCCACCACGGGTTCACCTACAACCGCAACCCGGGCACGATGTCGATCTCGAACAACCTCAGCATCGACAACAGCGAGCGGAACTTCTCGTTCGACGCCGGGACCTCGGTGTTCCGGAGCAACACCTCGTGCCGGTTCAGCAGCGGCGGGTCCAACGACAAGACCGTCGGCGACGCGGACAGCTCCAACCAGTTCTGGACCGGCTCGAACGGGTCCCGGTGTTCCGCGTACTCCGGCACCCTGGCCTGGTCGTTCGCCAGCGACGGGCACCTCGTGGTGACCCTCGGCGGCCGGGTGGTCAGCCTCTAG